Proteins from a single region of Bactrocera neohumeralis isolate Rockhampton unplaced genomic scaffold, APGP_CSIRO_Bneo_wtdbg2-racon-allhic-juicebox.fasta_v2 cluster10, whole genome shotgun sequence:
- the LOC126764905 gene encoding LOW QUALITY PROTEIN: jerky protein homolog-like (The sequence of the model RefSeq protein was modified relative to this genomic sequence to represent the inferred CDS: inserted 1 base in 1 codon), whose protein sequence is MAELELCNDQLYNADESGLFWKLLPEKTYVSSMEKRAPGVKSEKQRITFLCCSNATGSHKLKLLVIGKAKNPRCFKNFQCPTDYKSSKXAWMTSAVFKEWFHELFVPQVTSFLKEKGLPIKALLLIDNAPSHPNEAQLATEDGQILAMFMPLNVTPLIQPMDQNAIKITKLHYRYSLLASIAATNSNLLDSMKKITLRYKSFGCRLESCQRSNIS, encoded by the exons ATGGCCGAACTGGAGCTGTGTAACGACCAGTTATATAATGCTGATGAGTCAGGCTTATTCTGGAAACTTCTGCCAGAAAAAACGTACGTGTCCAGTATGGAAAAGAGAGCCCCAGGCGTTAAGTCGGAAAAGCAGCGAATCACGTTTTTATGTTGCTCAAACGCCACTGGATCTCATAAACTGAAACTTTTGGTAATTGGAAAGGCAAAGAATCCACGctgctttaaaaactttcaatgcCCCACAGACTATAAGAGCTCAA CCGCCTGGATGACGTCGGCTGTTTTCAAGGAATGGTTTCATGAGCTCTTCGTTCCACAG GTAACGTCATTTTTAAAGGAGAAAGGTTTGCCAATTAAAGCTCTACTCCTAATCGACAACGCTCCTTCTCACCCAAATGAAGCTCAGCTGGCAACGGAGGATGGACAAATTTTGGCAATGTTTATGCCACTAAACGTTACTCCCCTCATCCAACCAATGGATCAAAATGCCATAAAGATCACAAAGTTGCATTACAGATATAGTCTTTTAGCCTCAATAGCAGCTACAAACTCCAATTTACTCGAttcgatgaaaaaaattactttacgcTATAAATCTTTTGGATGCCGATTGGAGTCGTGTCAGCGAAGTAACATTAGCTAA
- the LOC126764925 gene encoding uncharacterized protein LOC126764925, whose translation MAGDDDSEESVPLAILKEKWGAALRALMSNTVDLLNSLNTEAELTLPGVHEWNENIEDDNANDEHEEEDDSDEGSVSEVEEKIKRTEAVEIFNKAIRWAGHEDVDPNVVNVLRRLREKAVLQLLETQKI comes from the exons atggcaGGTGATGACGATTCCGAAGAGAGTGTTCCGCTcgcaattttaaaagaaaaatgggGAGCTGCACTTCGCGCCTTGATGAGCAATACCGTCGATCTCCTTAACAGTTTGAATACTGAG GCTGAATTAACGCTACCAGGCGTTCATGAATGGAACGAAAATATTGAAGATGATAATGCAAATGACGAGCATGAAGAAGAAGACGATTCCGATGAAGGCAGCGTATCGGAGGTAGAGGAGAAAATTAAGCGGACTGAAGCagttgaaattttcaacaaggCGATAAGGTGGGCTGGTCATGAAGACGTCGATCCAAATGTTGTAAATGTACTAAGACGTCTAAGAGAGAAAGCTGTGCTCCAACTTTTAGAAACACAGAAGATATAG